One Micromonospora craniellae genomic region harbors:
- the ilvC gene encoding ketol-acid reductoisomerase, which translates to MSVEVYYDDDADLGLIQSKKVAVIGYGSQGHAHALSLRDSGVDVVVGLKEGSKSRAKAEEQGLRVLTPAEAAAEADVIMVLAPDTAQRHIYAESIAPNLSAGKALFFGHGFNIRYGLITPPAEVDVAMVAPKGPGHLVRRQYADGKGVPCLVAVEQDASGGALALALSYAKGIGGTRAGAIKTSFKEETETDLFGEQAVLCGGAAALVQTGFEVLTEAGYAPEVAYFECLHELKLIVDLMYEGGIARMRYSVSDTAEYGDLSRGPRVIDGRVKEEMRKILGEIQNGEFAREWVAEDEAGRPNFSKWQAEGAAHPIEETGAKLRGMMSWVDRPITETA; encoded by the coding sequence ATGAGCGTTGAGGTGTACTACGACGACGACGCCGACCTGGGTCTGATCCAGTCGAAGAAGGTCGCCGTGATCGGGTACGGCAGCCAGGGCCACGCCCACGCGTTGTCGCTGCGCGACTCGGGTGTCGACGTGGTGGTCGGTCTGAAGGAGGGCTCGAAGAGCCGGGCCAAGGCGGAGGAGCAGGGCCTGCGGGTGCTCACCCCGGCCGAGGCGGCCGCCGAGGCCGACGTGATCATGGTGCTGGCGCCGGACACCGCGCAGCGGCACATCTACGCCGAGTCGATCGCGCCGAACCTCAGCGCCGGCAAGGCGCTGTTCTTCGGGCACGGCTTCAACATCCGGTACGGGCTGATCACGCCGCCGGCCGAGGTGGACGTGGCGATGGTCGCCCCGAAGGGCCCCGGTCACCTGGTCCGCCGGCAGTACGCCGACGGCAAGGGCGTGCCCTGCCTGGTCGCCGTCGAGCAGGACGCCAGTGGCGGCGCGCTCGCGCTGGCCCTGTCGTACGCCAAGGGCATCGGTGGCACCCGGGCGGGCGCCATCAAGACCTCCTTCAAGGAGGAGACCGAGACCGACCTCTTCGGCGAGCAGGCGGTCCTCTGCGGCGGCGCCGCGGCGCTGGTGCAGACCGGTTTCGAGGTGCTCACCGAGGCCGGGTACGCCCCCGAGGTGGCCTACTTCGAGTGCCTGCACGAGCTGAAGCTGATCGTCGACCTGATGTACGAGGGCGGCATCGCCCGGATGCGGTACAGCGTCTCCGACACCGCCGAGTACGGCGACCTGTCCCGGGGCCCGCGGGTCATCGACGGCCGGGTCAAGGAGGAGATGCGCAAGATCCTCGGTGAGATCCAGAACGGCGAGTTCGCCCGCGAGTGGGTCGCCGAGGACGAGGCGGGCCGCCCCAACTTCAGCAAGTGGCAGGCCGAGGGCGCGGCGCACCCGATCGAGGAGACCGGCGCCAAGCTGCGCGGCATGATGAGCTGGGTCGACCGGCCGATCACCGAGACGGCCTGA
- a CDS encoding 3-isopropylmalate dehydrogenase, which yields MARIAVVAGDGIGPEVVAEARKVIDAVLPGVEATEYDLGAARYHRTGEVLPDSVLAELAGHDAILLGAVGDPTVPPGVLERGLLLKLRFAFDQYVNLRPSRLWPGVTSPLATVKSGEVDLVVVREGTEGLYAGAGGALHRGTPAEIATEESLNTRHGVERVVRDAFARARRRERRKVTLVHKTNVLTHAGSLWARTFEAVAAEHPDVTTEYQHVDAAAMFLVTQPQRYDVVVTDNLFGDILTDIAAAVTGGIGLAASGSINPDGTYPSMFEPVHGSAPDIAGRGVADPVAAVLSAALLLDQLGHADAAARITAAVSAELAARGPDVALRTAEVGDRIAAQVAA from the coding sequence GTGGCACGGATCGCGGTGGTGGCCGGGGACGGGATCGGACCCGAGGTGGTCGCGGAGGCCCGCAAGGTCATCGACGCCGTGTTGCCCGGCGTCGAGGCGACCGAGTACGACCTCGGCGCGGCACGTTACCACCGCACCGGCGAGGTACTGCCCGACTCGGTGCTGGCCGAGCTGGCCGGGCACGACGCGATCCTGCTCGGCGCGGTCGGCGACCCGACCGTCCCACCCGGCGTGCTGGAGCGGGGCCTGCTGCTCAAGCTGCGGTTCGCCTTCGACCAGTACGTCAACCTCCGCCCGTCGCGCCTCTGGCCGGGGGTGACCAGCCCGCTGGCCACCGTCAAGTCGGGCGAGGTGGACCTGGTGGTCGTCCGGGAGGGCACCGAGGGGCTCTACGCCGGCGCCGGTGGCGCGCTGCACCGGGGCACCCCGGCGGAGATCGCCACCGAGGAGAGCCTGAACACCCGGCACGGGGTGGAGCGGGTGGTCCGGGACGCCTTCGCCCGCGCCCGTCGGCGTGAGCGGCGCAAGGTGACCCTCGTGCACAAGACCAACGTGCTCACCCACGCCGGCTCGTTGTGGGCCCGCACCTTCGAGGCGGTGGCCGCCGAGCACCCGGACGTCACCACCGAGTACCAGCACGTCGACGCCGCCGCGATGTTCCTGGTGACCCAGCCCCAGCGGTACGACGTGGTGGTCACCGACAACCTCTTCGGCGACATCCTCACCGACATCGCCGCCGCGGTCACCGGCGGCATCGGCCTGGCCGCCAGCGGTAGCATCAACCCGGACGGGACGTACCCGTCGATGTTCGAGCCGGTGCACGGCTCCGCGCCGGACATCGCCGGCCGTGGTGTGGCCGACCCGGTCGCCGCCGTACTCTCCGCTGCCCTGCTGCTCGACCAGCTCGGACACGCCGACGCCGCCGCCCGGATCACCGCGGCGGTCAGCGCGGAACTGGCCGCCCGTGGCCCGGACGTAGCCCTGCGCACGGCCGAGGTGGGCGACCGGATCGCCGCGCAGGTAGCCGCCTGA
- the serA gene encoding phosphoglycerate dehydrogenase yields MTPVVLIAEELAPAAIEVLAHDFDVRHVDGTDRPALLSALSEAHAVIVRSATQIDAEAIAAAPRLKVVARAGVGLDNVEVPAATARGVMVVNAPTSNIVSAAEQAVALLLAVARNTASASAALKAGEWKRSKYTGVEMQGKTVGVVGLGRIGVLFASRIAAFGTRLIAYDPYIQPARAAQLGVRLVGLEELLRESDFISIHLPKTPETVGLIGEKELSIVKPGVRIVNAARGGLVDEQALADALAEGRVAGAGVDVYAKEPCTASPLFAFDNVVATPHLGASTAEAQDKAGLAVAKSVKLALQGEFVPDAVNVQAGGVVAEDVRPLLPLAEKLGRAFTAVAGGIAASVTVEVRGEIVDHDVTVLKLAATKGLFSSVVEEQVTYVNAPHLAAQRGVEVSLTTQTETVEHPVLVTVRGALPDGRTVSVSGTVTHAGTRDVIKLTEVDGFDVEIGAEGILLFLRYADRPGVVGTVGTLLGEAGINIAAMQVARREAGGETLMTLTVDQALGAELLTSAADSIGATAASAADLRDE; encoded by the coding sequence ATGACTCCTGTCGTACTGATCGCCGAAGAACTCGCCCCCGCCGCCATCGAGGTGCTCGCCCACGACTTCGACGTCCGGCACGTCGACGGCACCGACCGCCCGGCCCTGCTCTCGGCGCTTTCCGAGGCCCACGCCGTCATCGTCCGCAGTGCCACCCAGATCGACGCCGAGGCGATCGCCGCCGCTCCGCGACTCAAGGTCGTGGCGCGGGCCGGGGTGGGTCTGGACAACGTCGAGGTGCCCGCCGCCACCGCGCGGGGTGTCATGGTCGTCAACGCCCCCACCTCCAACATCGTCTCCGCCGCCGAGCAGGCCGTCGCGCTGCTGCTCGCGGTCGCCCGGAACACCGCCAGCGCCAGCGCCGCGCTCAAGGCGGGGGAGTGGAAGCGGTCCAAGTACACCGGCGTGGAGATGCAGGGCAAGACCGTCGGCGTCGTCGGCCTGGGCCGCATCGGCGTGCTGTTCGCGTCGCGGATCGCCGCGTTCGGCACTCGGCTGATCGCGTACGACCCGTACATCCAGCCGGCTCGCGCCGCGCAGCTCGGCGTACGCCTGGTCGGGCTGGAGGAGCTGCTGCGGGAGAGCGACTTCATCTCCATCCACCTGCCGAAGACCCCGGAGACCGTGGGCCTGATCGGTGAGAAGGAGCTGTCCATCGTCAAGCCGGGCGTGCGGATCGTCAACGCCGCCCGGGGTGGCCTCGTCGACGAGCAGGCGCTGGCCGACGCGCTGGCCGAGGGCCGCGTCGCGGGCGCCGGCGTGGACGTGTACGCCAAGGAGCCGTGCACCGCCTCGCCGCTGTTCGCGTTCGACAACGTGGTGGCCACCCCGCACCTGGGCGCCTCCACCGCCGAGGCGCAGGACAAGGCCGGCTTGGCCGTCGCCAAGAGCGTCAAGCTGGCGTTGCAGGGCGAGTTCGTGCCGGACGCGGTCAACGTGCAGGCCGGCGGCGTGGTCGCCGAGGACGTACGGCCGCTGCTGCCGCTGGCCGAGAAGCTCGGCCGGGCCTTCACCGCGGTCGCCGGTGGGATCGCCGCCAGCGTCACCGTCGAGGTACGCGGCGAGATCGTCGACCACGACGTCACGGTGCTCAAGCTCGCCGCCACCAAGGGACTGTTCAGCTCGGTGGTGGAGGAGCAGGTCACGTACGTCAACGCGCCGCACCTGGCCGCCCAGCGCGGTGTGGAGGTGTCGCTGACCACGCAGACCGAGACCGTCGAGCACCCGGTCCTGGTCACCGTGCGCGGCGCGCTGCCCGACGGTCGTACGGTGAGCGTCTCCGGCACGGTGACCCACGCGGGCACCCGGGACGTCATCAAGCTGACCGAGGTGGACGGCTTCGACGTGGAGATCGGCGCGGAGGGCATCCTGCTGTTCCTCCGGTACGCCGACCGGCCGGGCGTGGTCGGCACCGTCGGCACCCTGCTCGGCGAGGCCGGCATCAACATCGCCGCGATGCAGGTGGCCCGCCGGGAGGCCGGTGGTGAGACGCTGATGACCCTCACCGTCGACCAGGCGCTCGGTGCCGAGCTGCTCACCTCGGCAGCCGACTCGATCGGCGCGACCGCGGCCAGCGCGGCGGACCTGCGCGACGAGTAG
- a CDS encoding tyrosine-protein phosphatase, with the protein MRPPAVYRDRVDAIEVNRRIPFTTTFNFRDVGGYRGHDGRTVRTGRLYRSDSLHRIGDGDRDAFAALGVRTVIDLRRPHEVDRDGRVPDFDGLTYRNIHPEHAEWGGLHEPHTNLARYLADRYADLARTGTAGLAEAIGLIADAANSPVVVHCVAGKDRTGIVCGLTLAVLGVDDEEIASDYALSTEASQRFMAWVAATLPDAPPLPAPFLSSPAEAMLLFLTEIRAGHGSVEDYLRHAGITDKQLTALRTHLLA; encoded by the coding sequence ATCCGCCCACCGGCCGTCTACCGTGACAGGGTGGACGCCATCGAGGTCAACCGCAGGATCCCGTTCACCACGACGTTCAACTTCCGCGACGTCGGCGGCTACCGGGGGCACGACGGTCGCACCGTACGCACCGGCCGGCTCTACCGCTCCGACTCGCTGCACCGCATCGGCGACGGCGACCGGGACGCCTTCGCGGCGCTCGGTGTCCGCACCGTCATCGACCTGCGTCGGCCGCACGAGGTCGACCGGGACGGCCGGGTCCCCGACTTCGACGGGCTGACCTACCGGAACATCCACCCCGAGCACGCGGAGTGGGGCGGGCTGCACGAGCCCCACACCAACCTGGCCCGCTACCTCGCCGACCGGTACGCCGACCTGGCCCGCACCGGCACGGCCGGGCTGGCCGAGGCGATCGGCCTGATCGCCGACGCGGCGAACAGCCCGGTGGTGGTGCACTGCGTGGCCGGCAAGGACCGCACCGGCATCGTCTGCGGACTGACCCTCGCCGTGCTCGGAGTCGACGACGAGGAGATCGCGTCGGACTACGCGCTGAGCACCGAGGCCTCGCAACGGTTCATGGCGTGGGTCGCGGCCACCCTGCCCGACGCCCCGCCGCTGCCGGCGCCGTTCCTGTCCTCGCCGGCCGAGGCGATGCTGCTGTTCCTCACCGAAATCCGGGCGGGACACGGTTCGGTCGAGGACTACCTGCGGCACGCCGGGATCACCGACAAACAGCTCACCGCCCTGCGCACCCACCTGCTCGCCTGA
- a CDS encoding PRC-barrel domain-containing protein has protein sequence MDRLNTDSTHATPDPALHGTQADPTLRAVSSEDVTIQGDQGTVPGGAPTGAFDPWSYRDEAGVAGANLVGYKVEATDGSIGKIDSSSQEVNASYLVVDTGPWIFGKKVMLPAGTVNHVDHEEQKVYVDREKDQIKAAPEYDETATDPAYRDKLGGYYNDSYAATPPTFLR, from the coding sequence ATGGACAGGCTCAACACGGACAGCACGCACGCCACGCCGGACCCGGCGCTGCACGGCACCCAGGCCGACCCGACGCTGCGCGCGGTGTCGAGCGAGGACGTCACCATCCAGGGCGACCAGGGCACGGTACCCGGCGGGGCCCCCACCGGGGCCTTCGACCCGTGGAGCTACCGGGACGAGGCCGGAGTGGCCGGCGCCAACCTGGTCGGCTACAAGGTCGAGGCCACCGACGGGTCGATCGGCAAGATCGACAGCAGTAGCCAGGAGGTCAACGCGAGCTACCTGGTGGTCGACACCGGGCCGTGGATCTTCGGCAAGAAGGTCATGCTGCCCGCCGGCACCGTCAACCACGTCGACCACGAGGAGCAGAAGGTCTACGTCGACCGCGAGAAGGACCAGATCAAGGCCGCTCCGGAGTACGACGAGACCGCCACCGACCCGGCGTACCGCGACAAGCTCGGCGGCTACTACAACGACTCGTACGCCGCCACCCCGCCCACCTTCCTCCGCTGA
- the ilvN gene encoding acetolactate synthase small subunit codes for MTMHTLSVLVENKPGVLARVSGLFSRRGFNIDSLAVGATENPDVSRITIVVNAESSPLEQVTKQLNKLVNVLKIVELDPSTSVARELLLVKVRADRNARAQVLETVNLFRARVVDVASDTLTIEATGTPDKLDALLRDLEPFGIKEMVQSGLVAIGRGSRAITAGPALRAA; via the coding sequence ATGACTATGCACACGCTGTCCGTGTTGGTGGAGAACAAGCCGGGCGTGCTGGCCCGGGTCTCCGGGCTGTTCTCCCGGCGAGGTTTCAACATCGACAGTCTCGCCGTCGGTGCGACCGAGAACCCGGACGTCTCCCGGATCACCATCGTGGTCAACGCCGAGTCGTCTCCGCTGGAGCAGGTCACCAAGCAGCTCAACAAGCTGGTCAACGTGCTCAAGATCGTCGAGTTGGACCCGTCGACTTCGGTGGCGCGCGAGCTGCTGCTGGTGAAGGTGCGCGCCGACCGCAACGCCCGTGCCCAGGTCCTGGAGACGGTCAACCTGTTCCGGGCCCGGGTGGTCGACGTGGCCTCCGACACGCTCACCATCGAGGCCACCGGCACCCCGGACAAGCTCGACGCGCTGCTGCGCGACCTCGAACCCTTCGGGATCAAGGAGATGGTGCAGTCGGGTCTGGTGGCGATCGGTCGTGGCTCGCGCGCCATCACCGCCGGCCCCGCCCTGCGGGCCGCCTGA
- a CDS encoding FAD:protein FMN transferase encodes MWTDEQPRTRWIDPAVFRYRRPDLRLGTRDPKPGRTSTVAGDRIAVTHTVRTSTAQYRLLLNAPEWLGRRGVGEALRDAVAELRAIDLTYGPNRPESLVSRLRRGEISAESYPPLAELVDQCAAMRAATDGWFDAWAVPGGFDPGGLLGGWAVERAAARLRAAGIHDYAVLAGADLVVRGHAAHGGPWRVAMHHPTNRHRGPLVLEMTTGAIGTSGVTGRQGHVVDPHTGEPADELIAATVIGPDLAVADAYATALYAAGPAGLAWFRSDSDYHPLFATRG; translated from the coding sequence ATGTGGACCGACGAGCAGCCACGGACCCGCTGGATCGACCCGGCGGTCTTTCGCTACCGCCGGCCCGACCTGCGGCTGGGCACCCGCGACCCCAAGCCGGGCCGCACCAGCACGGTGGCCGGCGACCGGATCGCCGTCACGCACACCGTACGCACCTCGACCGCACAGTACCGCCTGTTGCTGAACGCCCCCGAGTGGCTCGGCCGACGGGGAGTCGGCGAGGCGCTGCGGGACGCCGTCGCCGAACTGCGGGCCATCGACCTGACCTACGGCCCGAACCGGCCGGAGAGCCTGGTGTCCCGGCTGCGCCGGGGTGAGATCAGTGCCGAGTCGTACCCGCCACTGGCGGAGCTGGTCGACCAGTGCGCTGCCATGCGGGCGGCCACGGACGGTTGGTTCGACGCCTGGGCGGTACCCGGCGGATTCGACCCGGGCGGTCTGCTCGGCGGGTGGGCGGTCGAGCGGGCGGCGGCCCGCCTGCGCGCCGCCGGCATCCACGACTACGCCGTGCTCGCCGGCGCCGACCTGGTGGTACGCGGCCACGCGGCACACGGTGGACCGTGGCGGGTCGCGATGCACCACCCGACCAATCGACACCGAGGACCACTGGTGTTGGAGATGACGACGGGCGCGATCGGCACCTCCGGGGTGACCGGACGGCAGGGTCACGTGGTGGATCCGCACACCGGTGAACCCGCCGACGAACTGATCGCCGCCACGGTGATCGGCCCCGACCTCGCGGTGGCCGACGCGTACGCCACCGCGCTGTACGCCGCAGGGCCGGCCGGCCTCGCCTGGTTCCGTTCCGACTCGGACTACCACCCGTTGTTCGCTACCCGAGGCTGA
- a CDS encoding endonuclease/exonuclease/phosphatase family protein, whose product MAITLGRPSALSGRTVLCWLAVAPGAGWAVVRLAGLDRGPLVQALAFTPYAVLGSLLPLVLAVALRRRWPAAVAAVTTATLLAVVVPRALPSPQPAADGPALRVLTANLLAGAADLRVIAALVRDARVDVLAVQEFTPAAQAELDRLGLTDLLPHQQLNPVEGTGGSGLYARYPTGDGGVRQLAGGLRFTQAYATVAVPGAPAVRVESVHPAAPYAVDQVPGWREDLAAQPAATPDGPLSILAGDFNATLDHGPLRALLRTGYADAAASVGAGLTGTWGPYDGDPIPPVAIDHVLVDHRIAVRAVTVHPLPGSDHRMILADLQLPA is encoded by the coding sequence GTGGCGATCACTCTCGGCCGACCGTCGGCGCTGTCCGGACGTACCGTGCTCTGCTGGCTCGCCGTCGCACCCGGGGCCGGGTGGGCGGTGGTCCGGTTGGCCGGCCTGGACCGGGGGCCGTTGGTGCAGGCGCTGGCCTTCACGCCGTACGCGGTGCTCGGCAGCCTGCTTCCCCTGGTGCTCGCGGTCGCCCTCCGGCGCCGCTGGCCGGCGGCGGTCGCGGCGGTGACCACGGCGACGTTACTCGCGGTGGTCGTCCCCCGCGCGCTGCCCTCGCCACAGCCGGCGGCGGACGGTCCCGCGTTGCGGGTGCTCACCGCCAACCTGCTGGCCGGTGCCGCCGACCTACGGGTGATCGCCGCACTGGTCCGCGACGCGCGGGTGGACGTGCTGGCGGTGCAGGAGTTCACCCCGGCGGCCCAGGCCGAACTGGACCGGCTCGGCCTGACCGACCTGCTACCGCACCAGCAGCTCAACCCAGTGGAGGGCACCGGAGGATCCGGGCTCTATGCCCGCTATCCGACCGGCGACGGTGGTGTCCGCCAGCTCGCCGGCGGTCTACGTTTCACTCAGGCGTACGCGACGGTGGCCGTGCCCGGGGCGCCGGCCGTCCGCGTCGAGTCGGTCCACCCGGCGGCCCCGTACGCGGTCGACCAGGTGCCCGGTTGGCGCGAGGACCTGGCGGCCCAACCGGCGGCCACCCCGGACGGGCCGCTGAGCATCCTCGCCGGTGACTTCAACGCCACCCTCGACCACGGCCCGCTGCGCGCCCTGCTGCGCACCGGGTACGCCGACGCCGCCGCCTCGGTCGGCGCCGGGCTCACCGGCACCTGGGGCCCGTACGACGGCGACCCCATCCCGCCCGTCGCGATCGACCACGTGCTGGTCGACCACCGGATCGCGGTACGTGCCGTGACGGTGCACCCGCTACCCGGCAGCGACCACCGGATGATCCTGGCCGACCTCCAACTGCCCGCCTAG
- the cimA gene encoding citramalate synthase, translating into MTFQVYDTTLRDGAQREGVSYSVVDKLAVARLLDEFGVGFIEGGWPGAVPKDTEFFRRARTELDLKHAVLVAFGATRRAGAVAADDPQVRGLLDAQTPAIALVAKADLRHVERALRTTAKENLAMIHDTVTHLVAEGRRVFVDGEHFYDGYRHDPAYTASVVETALAAGAERFVLCDTNGGMLPSWVTAAITDLTDRIGVAPEVLGMHAQNDTGCAVANTLAAVEAGVRHVQGTANGYGERPGNADIFAVAANLQLKLGLPVLPEGCLEQMVRVSHAIAEIANIAPDTHQAYAGAAAFAHKAGLHASAIKVDPLLYNHVEPEVVGNDMRILVTEMAGRASIELKSRELGLDLAGHPETLSRVTNRVKELEAGGWSFEAADASFELLVRSELPDAAPVRPFTLESYRVLVEHREDGAVVSEATVKIRVRGERVIATAEGNGPVNALDEALRVGLGRHYPELRNFELADYKVRILEGSHGTGAVTRVLVETADGRGGGWTTVGVHPNVVEASWHALVDALTYGLDRARV; encoded by the coding sequence ATGACGTTCCAGGTCTACGACACGACCCTGCGCGACGGTGCCCAGCGCGAGGGGGTCAGCTACTCGGTGGTCGACAAGCTCGCGGTGGCCCGGCTGCTCGACGAGTTCGGTGTCGGCTTCATCGAGGGCGGGTGGCCGGGTGCGGTGCCCAAGGACACCGAGTTCTTCCGCCGGGCGCGTACCGAACTCGACCTGAAGCACGCGGTGCTGGTCGCCTTCGGCGCCACCCGCCGCGCCGGCGCGGTCGCCGCCGACGACCCGCAGGTGCGCGGCCTGCTCGACGCGCAGACCCCGGCGATCGCCCTGGTGGCCAAGGCCGACCTGCGGCACGTCGAGCGGGCGCTGCGCACCACCGCCAAGGAGAACCTGGCGATGATCCACGACACGGTGACCCACCTGGTCGCCGAGGGGCGTCGGGTCTTCGTCGACGGCGAGCACTTCTACGATGGGTACCGCCACGACCCGGCGTACACGGCGTCGGTGGTGGAAACTGCGCTGGCGGCCGGTGCGGAACGATTCGTGCTCTGCGACACCAACGGCGGGATGCTGCCCTCCTGGGTAACCGCGGCCATCACCGACCTCACCGACCGGATCGGTGTCGCGCCCGAGGTGCTCGGCATGCACGCCCAGAATGACACCGGGTGCGCGGTCGCCAACACCCTCGCCGCAGTCGAGGCGGGTGTCCGCCACGTGCAGGGCACCGCCAACGGGTACGGCGAGCGGCCGGGCAACGCCGACATCTTCGCCGTCGCGGCGAACCTTCAGCTCAAGCTCGGGCTGCCGGTCCTACCGGAGGGCTGCCTGGAGCAGATGGTGCGGGTCTCCCACGCCATCGCCGAGATCGCCAACATCGCCCCCGACACCCACCAGGCGTACGCCGGGGCTGCCGCCTTCGCCCACAAGGCCGGGCTGCACGCGAGTGCGATCAAGGTGGATCCGCTGCTCTACAACCACGTCGAACCCGAGGTGGTGGGCAACGACATGCGGATCCTGGTCACCGAGATGGCCGGCCGGGCCAGCATCGAGCTCAAGAGTCGTGAGCTGGGGCTGGATCTGGCCGGCCATCCGGAGACGCTGTCCCGGGTCACCAACCGGGTGAAGGAGCTGGAGGCCGGCGGCTGGTCGTTCGAGGCCGCCGACGCCTCGTTCGAGTTGCTGGTCCGCTCCGAGCTGCCGGACGCTGCCCCGGTGCGACCGTTCACGCTGGAGTCGTACCGGGTGCTGGTCGAGCACCGCGAGGACGGCGCGGTGGTCTCCGAGGCGACCGTCAAGATCCGGGTACGCGGTGAGCGGGTGATCGCCACGGCGGAGGGCAACGGCCCGGTCAACGCGCTCGACGAGGCGCTGCGCGTCGGCCTCGGCCGGCACTACCCGGAGCTGCGGAACTTCGAGCTGGCCGACTACAAGGTCCGCATCCTGGAGGGCAGCCACGGCACCGGCGCGGTCACCCGGGTGCTGGTCGAGACGGCCGACGGCCGCGGCGGTGGCTGGACCACCGTCGGCGTGCACCCCAACGTGGTCGAGGCGAGCTGGCACGCCCTGGTCGACGCGCTGACCTACGGCCTCGACCGCGCCCGCGTCTAG
- a CDS encoding branched-chain amino acid aminotransferase → MSGGDKLDFEIRPNPAPVSAADRAALLANPGFGRVFTDHMITIRYADGKGWYDARVEARAPIPMDPASAVLHYAQEIFEGMKAYRATDGGVTMFRPYANAARFNTSATRMAMPALPEETFVDSLHRLIEIDREWIPEGEDGSLYLRPFMFASEVFLGVRPANEYLYSVIASPVGAYFSGGVKPVTVWVSPDYTRAGPGGTGAAKCGGNYAASLAAQAQAIEHGCDQVVFLDAVERRFVDELGGMNVFFVYDDGSVATPPLTGTILPGITRESVIALAEAAGHRVEERPVTFDEWRADAASGRLREVFACGTAAVITPIGVVRFPEGEFAVGGGEPGAVTMGLRQQLVDIQRGKATDPAGWVHRVL, encoded by the coding sequence ATGAGTGGTGGTGACAAGCTCGACTTCGAGATCCGTCCGAATCCCGCGCCGGTATCCGCCGCCGATCGGGCCGCACTGCTGGCCAACCCCGGATTCGGTCGGGTGTTCACCGACCACATGATCACCATCCGCTACGCCGACGGCAAGGGCTGGTACGACGCCCGGGTCGAGGCGCGTGCGCCGATCCCGATGGATCCCGCCAGCGCGGTGCTGCACTACGCGCAGGAGATATTCGAGGGGATGAAGGCGTACCGCGCCACGGACGGCGGGGTGACGATGTTCCGCCCGTACGCCAACGCGGCCCGGTTCAACACCTCGGCGACCCGGATGGCGATGCCGGCGCTGCCGGAGGAGACCTTCGTCGACTCGCTGCACCGGTTGATCGAGATCGACCGCGAGTGGATCCCGGAGGGCGAGGACGGCAGCCTCTATCTGCGTCCGTTCATGTTCGCCAGCGAGGTCTTCCTCGGCGTCCGACCTGCCAACGAGTACCTCTACTCGGTGATCGCCTCGCCGGTCGGGGCGTACTTCTCCGGCGGCGTCAAGCCGGTGACGGTCTGGGTCTCGCCCGACTACACCCGGGCCGGGCCCGGTGGCACCGGAGCGGCCAAGTGCGGCGGCAACTACGCCGCCTCGCTGGCCGCCCAGGCCCAGGCCATCGAGCACGGCTGCGACCAGGTGGTCTTCCTGGACGCGGTGGAGCGTAGGTTCGTCGACGAGTTGGGCGGCATGAACGTCTTCTTCGTCTACGACGACGGCTCGGTGGCCACCCCGCCGCTGACCGGCACCATCCTGCCCGGCATCACCCGCGAGTCGGTGATCGCGCTGGCCGAGGCGGCCGGGCACCGGGTCGAGGAGCGTCCGGTGACGTTCGACGAGTGGCGGGCCGACGCCGCCAGCGGTCGGCTGCGCGAGGTCTTCGCCTGCGGCACGGCGGCGGTGATCACGCCGATCGGCGTGGTGCGTTTCCCCGAGGGGGAGTTCGCCGTCGGCGGCGGCGAGCCGGGCGCGGTGACCATGGGCCTGCGTCAGCAACTCGTCGACATCCAGCGGGGCAAGGCGACCGACCCGGCCGGCTGGGTCCACCGCGTGCTCTGA